In Fragaria vesca subsp. vesca linkage group LG5, FraVesHawaii_1.0, whole genome shotgun sequence, the genomic stretch NNNNNNNNNNNNNNNNNNNNNNNNNNNNNNNNNNNNNNNNNNNNNNNNNNNNNNNNNNNNNNNNNNNNNNNNNNNNNNNNNNNNNNNNNNNNNNNNNNNNNNNNNNNNNNNNNNNNNNNNNNNNNNNNNNNNNNNNNNNNNNNNNNNNNNNNNNNNNNNNNNNNNNNNNNNNNNNNNNNNNNNNNNNNNNNNNNNNNNNNNNNNNNNNNNNNNNNNNNNNNNNNNNNNNNNNNNNNNNNNNNNNNNNNNNNNNNNNNNNNNNNNNNNNNNNNNNNNNNNNNNNNNNNNNNNNNNNNNNNNNNNNNNNNNNNNNNNNNNNNNNNNNNNNNNNNNNNNNNNNNNNNNNNNNNNNNNNNNNNNNNNNNNNNNNNNNNNNNNNNNNNNNNNNNNNNNNNNNNNNNNNNNNNNNNNNNNNNNNNNNNNNNNNNNNNNNNNNNNNNNNNNNNNNNNNNNNNNNNNNNNNNNNNNNNNNNNNNNNNNNNNNNNNNNNNNNNNNNNNNNNNNNNNNNNNNNNNNNNNNNNNNNNNNNNNNNNNNNNNNNNNNNNNNNNNNNNNNNNNNNNNNNNNNNNNNNNNNNNNNNNNNNNNNNNNNNNNNNNNNNNNNNNNNNNNNNNNNNNNNNNNNNNNNNNNNNNNNNNNNNNNNNNNNNNNNNNNNNNNNNNNNNNNNNNNNNNNNNNNNNNNNNNNNNNNNNNNNNNNNNNNNNNNNNNNNNNNNNNNNNNNNNNNNNNNNNNNNNNNNNNNNNNNNNNNNNNNNNNNNNNNNNNNNNNNNNNNNNNNNNNNNNNNNNNNNNNNNNNNNNNNNNNNNNNNNNNNNNNNNNNNNNNNNNNNNNNNNNNNNNNNNNNNNNNNNNNNNNNNNNNNNNNNNNNNNNNNNNNNNNNNNNNNNNNNNNNNNNNNNNNNNNNNNNNNNNNNNNNNNNNNNNNNNNNNNNNNNNNNNNNNNNNNNNNNNNNNNNNNNNNNNNNNNNNNNNNNNNNNNNNNNNNNNNNNNNNNNNNNNNNNNNNNNNNNNNNNNNNNNNNNNNNNNNNNNNNNNNNNNNNNNNNNNNNNNNNNNNNNNNNNNNNNNNNNNNNNNNNNNNNNNNNNNNNNNNNNNNNNNNNNNNNNNNNNNNNNNNNNNNNNNNNNNNNNNNNNNNNNNNNNNNNNNNNNNNNNNNNNNNNNNNNNNNNNNNNNNNNNNNNNNNNNNNNNNNNNNNNNNNNNNNNNNNNNNNNNNNNNNNNNNNNNNNNNNNNNNNNNNNNNNNNNNNNNNNNNNNNNNNNNNNNNNNNNNNNNNNNNNNNNNNNNNNNNNNNNNNNNNNNNNNNNNNNNNNNNNNNNNNNNNNNNNNNNNNNNNNNNNNNNNNNNNNNNNNNNNNNNNNNNNNNNNNNNNNNNNNNNNNNNNNNNNNNNNNNNNNNNNNNNNNNNNNNNNNNNNNNNNNNNNNNNNNNNNNNNNNNNNNNNNNNNNNNNNNNNNNNNNNNNNNNNNNNNNNNNNNNNNNNNNNNNNNNNNNNNNNNNNNNNNNNNNNNNNNNNNNNNNNNNNNNNNNNNNNNNNNNNNNNNNNNNNNNNNNNNNNNNNNNNNNNNNNNNNNNNNNNNNNNNNNNNNNNNNNNNNNNNNNNNNNNNNNNNNNNNNNNNNNNNNNNNNNNNNNNNNNNNNNNNNNNNNNNNNNNNNNNNNNNNNNNNNNNNNNNNNNNNNNNNNNNNNNNNNNNNNNNNNNNNNNNNNNNNNNNNNNNNNNNNNNNNNNNNNNNNNNNNNNNNNNNNNNNNNNNNNNNNNNNNNNNNNNNNNNNNNNNNNNNNNNNNNNNNNNNNNNNNNNNNNNNNNNNNNNNNNNNNNNNNNNNNNNNNNNNNNNNNNNNNNNNNNNNNNNNNNNNNNNNNNNNNNNNNNNNNNNNNNNNNNNNNNNNNNNNNNNNNNNNNNNNNNNNNNNNNNNNNNNNNNNNNNNNNNNNNNNNNNNNNNNNNNNNNNNNNNNNNNNNNNNNNNNNNNNNNNNNNNNNNNNNNNNNNNNNNNNNNNNNNNNNNNNNNNNNNNNNNNNNNNNNNNNNNNNNNNNNNNNNNNNNNNNNNNNNNNNNNNNNNNNNNNNNNNNNNNNNNNNNNNNNNNNNNNNNNNNNNNNNNNNNNNNNNNNNNNNNNNNNNNNNNNNNNNNNNNNNNNNNNNNNNNNNNNNNNNNNNNNNNNNNNNNNNNNNNNNNNNNNNNNNNNNNNNNNNNNNNNNNNNNNNNNNNNNNNNNNNNNNNNNNNNNNNNNNNNNNNNNNNNNNNNNNNNNNNNNNNNNNNNNNNNNNNNNNNNNNNNNNNNNNNNNNNNNNNNNNNNNNNNNNNNNNNNNNNNNNNNNNNNNNNNNNNNNNNNNNNNNNNNNNNNNNNNNNNNNNNNNNNNNNNNNNNNNNNNNNNNNNNNNNNNNNNNNNNNNNNNNNNNNNNNNNNNNNNNNNNNNNNNNNNNNNNNNNNNNNNNNNNNNNNNNNNNNNNNNNNNNNNNNNNNNNNNNNNNNNNNNNNNNNNNNNNNNNNNNNNNNNNNNNNNNNNNNNNNNNNNNNNNNNNNNNNNNNNNNNNNNNNNNNNNNNNNNNNNNNNNNNNNNNNNNNNNNNNNNNNNNNNNNNNNNNNNNNNNNNNNNNNNNNNNNNNNNNNNNNNNNNNNNNNNNNNNNNNNNNNNNNNNNNNNNNNNNNNNNNNNNNNNNNNNNNNNNNNNNNNNNNNNNNNNNNNNNNNNNNNNNNNNNNNNNNNNNNNNNNNNNNNNNNNNNNNNNNNNNNNNNNNNNNNNNNNNNNNNNNNNNNNNNNNNNNNNNNNNNNNNNNNNNNNNNNNNNNNNNNNNNNNNNNNNNNNNNNNNNNNNNNNNNNNNNNNNNNNNNNNNNNNNNNNNNNNNNNNNNNNNNNNNNNNNNNNNNNNNNNNNNNNNNNNNNNNNNNNNNNNNNNNNNNNNNNNNNNNNNNNNNNNNNNNNNNNNNNNNNNNNNNNAAATATTAGTTGATCTCGTCCGGCAGCAGACCCTAGACGAGGTGGCGGAGGCCGAAGACCTCTGCCAACGTCTGGGCGCCACCGGACAAGATCGGGGTGGAGGCTTGGGGCCCTATGGCGCTTAGGGTTTTTCTTGCAGCTGCCCTATAGGTTTTTTTTTTTTTGGACAATATAAAAAGAACCTCAAAGTACAAAGCCTTTGTTACAACCACCACCTAAAAAGTCAAAATAAAATGCCTGACTAGTTGCAAGAGGAAGGGATCTGCTCCAAGCTTGAGATCCAATTTTATGTCCCAGTTTTCTTTTGCATTGCAATTGCATTAGCCACGAAATTCGCTTCTCGGTGAACATGTGTGAAAGAAACTTGACCAATCTGAGAAGCAAGGAAGAGAATGTCTTTGACAAGAACTTGAATCTTCCAAGGAGTAAAACATGTACCATTGATGGAATTAATTAAGATTTGAGAATCTCCTTCAACCAAAATTTTCTAAAAACCATGGATCCATGCTGCTAAAAGACCCGCACGTAATGCAGAAGCTTTCGCACGTATTGCCCCTATAGTTGTATGCGTCACTACTGACTACAATATGTGTGTCTCATTGGTGTGTTAATAGCAAAAAAAACAAAAAAATGTTAATAGCACCACTGCCACCACTCATATTAATATTATTTATTTTTCAAAAAAAATAATATTACTTATTATTTTTTGAATAACTATTAATATTAATTAATATCAGTAAATTAAACGTTATTGGAGTGTGATTATTAATGTTGATGTTAACTACTCAATCTTGGAAAACCTAGCTACTTCTATAAAAAGTCGGCCTCATCACATCCTTCATGCATGCCTCTTCAAAATCATTGATTCACCAATGGCTAACGAAACAACCCTGCAGTCCACCAAACTAAGAAGTAGAAAACCAAATTGGTCCGAACTTCCTATTGACCCTTGTGAAACAATCTTATCAAAACTGACCCCAAAATCCATACTACGATTCAAGGCAGTTGGTCCTTCATGGAAAAGGGCAGTCGAATTCATCCTGAGGTCATCATCATTCACTTGTGCACAAGAACCACCATGGCACCTCCTTCACCAGCAAGATGGTCACTGTGGGTTTTGTTTTTACAGTTTTGAAGGAAAGACTTACAACTTGAAAAAGAACATGCCTGAGGAGTTAGGTCATAGTGTTTGCCTCACTTCTTATCAAGGCTGGCGGCTCCTTGTCTTGCAGAAGATGAACTTTTCAAAGCTTCTCCTCTTTAATCCCTTATCGGGTACACAACTTCTACTCCCACCTCTCAGAAGTTTCCCAGATATACTTTACATTGCTCATATCCATGATGATGGCTCGTCTAAAATCCATATCAAAATCGCCAATCCTGATCCCACTACACCACCACAATCGTTCTGTTTAGATATCAAATCAGCCGGAGATATTAGGAGAAAGTTTATAACCAAAGCAGTAATTCTGTCCTCACGGCCAATTCTCAACAGCAACAACAAAAGAAGCAGCAGCATTGGGGTGTTTGTAATGTACAGATATGTGACGCAGAAGATGATGCGTGGTTTTTCTATGGCGTTCTGTACGACTGAAGATGATGAATGGACAAAACTTGATGAACAAAGAGCATACCGAGATATTACGAGCTATGAGAATCAGCTTTATGCTTTGTGTTGGGATCACACTACTGTTCAAGTATGGGATCTCGTGATGAGTTCGTTTCCAGTCAAAAAATTGGAAATCAAAGTGGACGCGCCGTCTATAGTATTAGACACCCCAACGAACTGGTTCCGTATTCCTTACATAATCAAAACAGGCGTCGATGATCTTTTCCTGGTCGTTCTGCTCTTGGATCGTAGTTTCATGGAACCAACTGTGTTCCATCTTTTTAAACGGGATTCCAATGATAGATGGATGGCGGTCGACTCCATTGGCGATCATGCTTTGGTTTTGGGTTTGATCAGACAGTCTATATCGATTTCTTCAAAAGATTCTCCAGAATATGTTCAGAATTCAATCTACTTTACTCGTCCATTCAAATTTGAAAACCAACGCCGTTTTGTTTGTTTAGGTGGAGAAACAAAGTCAAAGAAGTCTGTGTTGATGTGCCGCTTGGTATGGTTTTGTTTGTTCCAAACCCCTTTTCACGTATTCGAGCTAATTAGCTAGCGTTCTACTGCTCATGTGTTCATGTTGAAGGTTATACAGAGATTGAAATCTTACTTTTGGTTCGAGTTCCTATATACTTTCATATATAACAAGTGAGGTGGAAGATATTGCCTCTTGCATACATCACACCAATCCTATCCATGATACTAGTAAGCATGTTCAGCTGCTACCCACACACCTCGACTCTAGACATAATCTGCTGGCACTGTTAAGAAGGAACTGTAATATAAGTATTGACACCTTATTGTTCTACATCTGCAAAATTTTATGATATTCATCCAAACGCCTCAACCATAACGAGGCACTAACTATTTTTATTTTTTTGGAGGGAACAACAGATCTTCTATATATAGTACAACGTAAATACATGAGTTCAAGTGTTCAACAAACACTGACACGTTTATTTTTTAAAAATATAACTCTTTCTTCAATCCAAGGTTCATGAAGACCAATTTGCAAAATTTAGGGTGTAGGACTATGTTCAACTAATCCATTCATAATTCAACTAATTCTTCAGTGTTACAAGTTCAAAATGCAGAGAGTTTAGCACATACACTTGTTTTATTATCTTAAGCCAAACATATATGAAAGAGTTTAACAAAAACAGTTGCACGTTCAAAATTCAGATTCTGATATATACATAACAAGAGAGACCAAAAGAGGGGGGGTGTACTGATTGGTACTGGAGTAGTTACCAAATGGCCAGTACACGTTCAACTCGGTAGCCGGTGTTTTAGACATAATGATAGAAGGTTACAACTTGAATTTGTCTACTGAGTTATTTACTTCAAAAATTTTAATACATTAGGAGCCAAATTCTTGTTATTACAGATGAAAAGTTTAAATTTCACAAGGTAAAAGTCAGAAAGCAAAATAATGCTCAGTGAAGTGCTATTCAACATTTACTATCATAGTGCCACTAAATGATTCAGGAGCCAAATTATCGTTATTACATATGAAAATTTTTAAATCTCACAAGGTAAAAGTGAGAAAGTAAAATAATGCTCAGTGAAGTGCTATTCAACATTTACTATCATAGTGCCACTAAATGATTCAGGGACAACCAACAAAGTACAGTGTATGTTATATATCATTCATGTAATGGCTCAGTATATGAGAACTCTACATAGAAAAAAAATTATAATAATCCAATGGCAATTAACATACCGCATAAACAGCTCCTCATTGTTCACGACAAGCTGGTGATTTTAACACGAGAAAGCACACACGCTTCATCCAGTCTGTGGAGTGAATCTATCAAGTGAATCCGCAAGGTTGCTGGACCATTCGCCATTTCCATTCCTATCTCTCCCGCTATCCCAAATAGGGATAATGCCGCAGCTGTAGCTTCCAGTACATGTGTTTTCTCAACAGCAACAAAGGCGGCAACAAGAGCAGTCACAGAACACCCTGTTGCCGTAATCTTTGTCATCATGGCAACCCCATTATGCGCCCCAACAACCCTCTCCCCATCTGTGACAATATCCACAGCTCCAGAAACTGCAACTATAGCCCCGCTGGCTCGAGCCAATGACTTGGCCGATTCTACTGCATCCGTGGACTCATGGGAACTGTCCACACCCTAAACACAAAACTAAAGCTATAATCTTTCATAAAGCCAAACACTAAACCTATGTACTAAAGTCATAACCTTTAATGATGCCAAACATTCAACCTATATCCACTTTGTTGATGCCAAATATTGGTTCACTTTCACTAAGGTTTATAAATGCATTAACTGAATGGAACTAGGTAAAGCAAGAACCTTGGATTGACTACCTTAATTTCAAATATCAGATATCATTCAAAGAACATAGTAAAAAAGACACACAGTTTCCTTAATCCAAATCAGACATTCAAAGTAGAATCGAAACTTGAGTGTACCTTAGTGGGTCCCACGGTGGCGTTGGAGAGGGCGATAATCTCGGACGCATTTCCTCGTATAACAGTGGGCTTAAGCTCGACAAGTTCCAAACAAGCCTTCAACCGGAAACCGGAAGCGCCGGCGGCGACGGGGTCGAGGACCCAAGGCTTACCGGACTTGGTTGCCAGTTGGGCGGAGAGCTTCATGGCCGGTAACCAGTCGGCGGAGAGTGTGCCGACGTTGAGGCAGAGCGCGTGGACCTGAGGCGTGAAGTCAGGGATTTCTTCGAGGCTGTGGAGCATGGCCGGTGATGCACCGGCGGACAAGAGAGTGTTGGCCATGAGATCCATTGACACGAAGTTTGTGATGCACTGGATCAGCGGCGACTGGGATCGGACGGCGCACAGTAGGTCCCACGACTTCCTGGCCCAGAGGGTTGCCTCTGATTCTTCCATGCTCTGCTCTGCTACTCTGCTTTCGGATGGTTTGGCTTTGAGTCTATGACCGCTATGAGTCAATCCTATACTTTCAATACGAGGGGCATGTAGGTAAATTAAATTACTCGTTTAACTTCCGTTAGCAGATATCACTCGTTTAGTTACAAGGCCGGTTACTTTGAAACTGTCTCATTCTAACGATTTTTCAAATCCAAAATTTTTATGGAGGCTAAGCCGCCAAAATCTCCAGCCTACAGAGCTCTACTCAAAGCCGGTCCAAATCTGAAGGCTCTGCAGCAAGTCCACGCACACATTGTAACCTCTGGGTCTCACCGCAGCCGATCTCTCCTTACCAAGCTGATCACTCTGGCATGCGAAGCCGGCTCGATTCTCTACGCTCACAATCTCTTCCTCTCTGTCCCTCACCCGGACTCCTTCCTCTTCAATTCCATTATCAATTCCTCCTCTAAATTCGGCTTCCCTCAGTACACTCTCTCCTTCTATCGCTCCATGCTCGCTTTCGCAATGCCGCCGAGCAGTTACACCTTTACCTCTGTCATCAAGGCCTGCGCTGATCTGTCGGCCTTAAAACTCGGCCAGGGCGTGCATTCACATGTGTTCAGGTTTGGGTGCGGTTCGGAACGGTTTGTTCAGGCAGCTCTTGTTAGCTTGTATGCGAAATGTGGCGAGTTTCGGGTTGCACGGAAGGTGTTTGATGAAATGCCTGGGAGGACTCTTGTCGGTTGGAATTCGATGATTTCGGGGTACGAGCAGAACGGGTTTCCGAGGGAGGCGATTGAGGTGTTTAAGGAGATGAGGGAGTCGGGTGTAGAGCCGGATTCGACTGGTTTTGTGAATGTCTTGGCGGCGTGTTCTCGGTTGGAGAATGATGGTTTGGGGTGTGTGGTGCATGATGAGGTTGTTAGGAGGGGTCTGGAGATTAATGTGCCGCTAGGGACTTCGCTGATTAACATGTATGCTAGATGTGGGGATGTGAGGAAAGCGCGAGAGGTTTTCGAGTGTATGGATGAAAGGAATGTCGTTACGTGGACTGCTATGATTTCGGGTTATGCAACCAATGGTTATGGTAGTCAAGCTATGGAACTCTTTGGCGAAATGAGAGCTCGTGGTCCTAGACCTAACACCGTCACATTTGTGGCAGTCTTGACGGCTTGTGCTCATGCCGGGCTAGTGAAGGAAGGGAGGCAGGCGTATGCAAGCATGAGGCAAGAGTATGGATTAGTGCCCGGAGTGGAGCACCGTGTTTGCCTGGTGGATATGCTTGGGCGTTCTGGGCTTCTTGATGAAGCATATCAGTTCATCAAAGAGCTTAGTCCGGAAGAGGCAGCTCCGCCTATTTGGACTGCCATGCTTGGGGCTTGCAAGATGCATAAGAATACTGATCTTGGAGTAACAGTTGCTGAGCATCTTTTGGAGGTTGAGCCTGAAAATCCAGGCCATTATGTGAATCTATCAAACATATATGCATTGGCAGGTAGGATGGACAGAGTGGAGAAGGTTAGAAACATGATGAAAGAAAGAAGGTTGAGAAAGGGAGTTGGCTATAGTACTATACATGTGAATCAGTAAACCTATTTGTATAGCATGGGCGACAAGTCCCATGCGGAGACAAATGAAATATATCAGTTTTAGATGAATTGATGCTGCGATGCAATGAAGCAGGATATACACCGGTACCGGAGTCAGTGATGCATGAAGTGGAAGAAGAAGAGAGGGATTTACCCTTAGATATCAGTGAGAAGCTTGCAATTGCATATGGGCTAATGAAAATGAAGGATGGTGAGGCCATTTGGATTGTAAAGAACCTCCCAATGTGTGAGGACTGCCATTCAGCTATTAAGTTTATATCAGTTGTTACTGAAAGAGAGATTATTGTTCGGGATAAGCTTCGCTTCCACCATTTCGAAGATGGTTCTTATTCATGGAATGCTTGGTGATCACTGACGTGTGAGTTTGGTTAGAGGAATTCAACTGTCTTTCTTGCAAATAAGACACTATAAAGAGGGTTTGTTGCATTCTTCCAATGCTCGATCAAGGAGCACAAATGCATTGCAGGCTGTTAGGTGAAGTGCAGGACATCAATTGCAATATCATGACTTCATCTGTGGATTGACAATTACCGATTGTCTATTGTAAACTCTCAGCTAGAAGGATGAAACCAAATCATGATCAAGCTGATCTGAGGAACCGAATATAGAGAGGCGCCAGTTCATAGTTCCCAATTGAAGATCCAGAATGAGATCACTACTACTCTACTAGTAAATAAAAAGGTAACTTTACTATTACTTGCGTTAATATTCAATGTGCATAAATTTTACTGTTAGTAAATGCATGGGACATCCTTTTCAAGTGTACAGAAATCATCTCTGATGCCGCCCCCTTTGTGCAAATTGCAGGTGGTGAGGACAGTACTAGAGCTCAAGAATTTTGTGAGGAACACTCTTGCCTGAGGAGCTTCAGGACAGGAGAAGTAATCCTTGCAGTATTCACCTTGAAGCATTGCGTAAATTCTCCTGATATTTGATGGTCTGATACTCTGATGTGGTATGTACATTGCAATGCAGATCCTTCAATGATATAAAATTTAAAAATATATGTTCCCTCAGAATTTTGCGAATCAGGGACACATGATGTTCCGACTGGCATTTAGCCAACTGCATTGCCTTTAGGATGCAATAAGCTTCAAAGAGGAAAAAGCAATCCTCAGGATACCTTATATTCTAATAGGAATCTATTTCATAAGAAACAAGCTAGCTACATAACATTCATAAGAATAGATTGCATAGATGTGTAAATTAGGGTACTGGATATTCTTTTGTTGTTGCTGCAGTATATGCTGAGAATAGATTTCTTGAATTATATACGAGTGTTTAGTACTCTTTTCCTTTATGGAACTTAAGCATGTCAGTGATTTATGGCTTTTATCATGGACATGATGTGCTAATTGACTTGTACTGGCATCGGTACTCTCTTCATACTATCAGTAATGCCATTCTTTAATGAGACGTGATATTGTTCTCAGTAAATTTACCCTT encodes the following:
- the LOC101311282 gene encoding hydroxyethylthiazole kinase-like, with protein sequence MEESEATLWARKSWDLLCAVRSQSPLIQCITNFVSMDLMANTLLSAGASPAMLHSLEEIPDFTPQVHALCLNVGTLSADWLPAMKLSAQLATKSGKPWVLDPVAAGASGFRLKACLELVELKPTVIRGNASEIIALSNATVGPTKGVDSSHESTDAVESAKSLARASGAIVAVSGAVDIVTDGERVVGAHNGVAMMTKITATGCSVTALVAAFVAVEKTHVLEATAAALSLFGIAGEIGMEMANGPATLRIHLIDSLHRLDEACVLSRVKITSLS
- the LOC101303428 gene encoding uncharacterized protein LOC101303428, whose protein sequence is MANETTLQSTKLRSRKPNWSELPIDPCETILSKLTPKSILRFKAVGPSWKRAVEFILRSSSFTCAQEPPWHLLHQQDGHCGFCFYSFEGKTYNLKKNMPEELGHSVCLTSYQGWRLLVLQKMNFSKLLLFNPLSGTQLLLPPLRSFPDILYIAHIHDDGSSKIHIKIANPDPTTPPQSFCLDIKSAGDIRRKFITKAVILSSRPILNSNNKRSSSIGVFVMYRYVTQKMMRGFSMAFCTTEDDEWTKLDEQRAYRDITSYENQLYALCWDHTTVQVWDLVMSSFPVKKLEIKVDAPSIVLDTPTNWFRIPYIIKTGVDDLFLVVLLLDRSFMEPTVFHLFKRDSNDRWMAVDSIGDHALVLGLIRQSISISSKDSPEYVQNSIYFTRPFKFENQRRFVCLGGETKSKKSVLMCRLVIQRLKSYFWFEFLYTFIYNK